A genomic segment from Chloroflexota bacterium encodes:
- a CDS encoding ribbon-helix-helix domain-containing protein — protein sequence MTQITARVPDELAESLDAAAAMLKRSRAAVVRQALEQYLEDFDDLSVALDRLRDPADPVLDWDEVRRDLLGSD from the coding sequence ATGACGCAGATCACCGCGCGCGTGCCGGACGAGCTGGCGGAATCGCTGGACGCGGCCGCGGCGATGCTCAAGCGCAGCCGCGCCGCGGTAGTCCGCCAGGCGTTGGAGCAATACCTGGAAGACTTCGACGACCTGTCCGTCGCGCTGGACCGGCTGCGGGATCCCGCGGACCCCGTGCTGGACTGGGACGAGGTCAGGCGTGACCTACTCGGTTCGGATTAA
- a CDS encoding type II toxin-antitoxin system RelE/ParE family toxin — MTYSVRIKRSASRELARIPQPARARLIRAIDGLGKQPFSGSVLKGGLRGLRRVRVGDYRIVYEVLDDELVVLVIRVARRGAAYRPI, encoded by the coding sequence GTGACCTACTCGGTTCGGATTAAGCGCAGCGCGTCGCGAGAACTGGCCCGTATTCCCCAGCCGGCAAGGGCGCGCTTGATCCGAGCTATTGACGGTCTCGGCAAGCAGCCGTTCAGCGGCAGCGTCCTCAAGGGAGGGCTTCGCGGCCTGCGGCGCGTGCGCGTCGGCGACTACCGCATCGTGTACGAGGTGCTCGACGATGAGTTGGTCGTCCTCGTGATTCGCGTCGCTCGGCGTGGAGCCGCCTACCGACCAATCTGA